A part of Augochlora pura isolate Apur16 chromosome 1, APUR_v2.2.1, whole genome shotgun sequence genomic DNA contains:
- the LOC144468796 gene encoding uncharacterized protein LOC144468796 produces the protein MNTSISKENRSDDIQLMRHICDNIELKVHKNILESNYEILQQKRAILKEERMKMNNVNCTVWAIEDSFCNEVWNFSQEHKFGIIFKQYPAITELIESHNCKYSTVPYNYEKGVDKIKEDKVIELKNEIDNINNQITFIRNKNIEQDITNATAVLDNLKSFSEDILHLIRLVNFADNSQNICNTFKCKKLRTDKGFKNAGNYLKNRPVTIIGENIAPSLNNSTKISKNEKRPCMKNNMQFGKFILKKQSIISLKLNHEKNRISE, from the exons atgaatacttCGATTTCCAAAGAAAATCGATCTGATGATATACAGTTAATGAGGCACATCTGTgacaatatagaattaaaggttcataaaaacattttggaaagtaattacgaaatattacaacaaaaaagggcaatattaaaagaagaacgaatgaaaatg AATAATGTAAATTGTACTGTTTGGGCGATAGAAGATTCATTTTGTAATGAAGTATGGAACTTTTCCCAGGAACATAAGTTtggcattatttttaaacaatatcctgctattacagaattaattgAGTCtcataattgtaaatatagtaCTGTTccatataattatgaaaaaggtGTTGATAAAATCAAGGAAGATAAAGTTATAGaactgaaaaatgaaattgataatattaacaatcagATAACAttcattcgtaataaaaatatcgaacaaGATATAACAAATGCTACTGCCGTCTTAGATAATTTAAAGTCTTTTTCGGAAGATATACTACACCTTATAAG ATTAGTAAACTTTGCAGATAATTCTCAGAATAtttgtaatacatttaaatgtaAGAAATTGAGAACAGATAAAGGATTTAAAAATGCcggaaattatttgaaaaatcgtccTGTAACAATAATTGGAGAAAACATTGCAccatctttaaataattccacaaaaattagtaaaaatgaaaag CGTCCGTGTATGAAGAACAATATGCAATTtggcaaatttattttaaaaaaacagagtatcatttctttaaaacttaatcacgaaaaaaatagaatctcAGAATAA
- the LOC144468788 gene encoding leucine-rich repeat protein soc-2 homolog, whose amino-acid sequence MKKSNKYWTGVGNISTVCLSEVKGDRGDLDDRLSTFYMKEQDIPEYLEGCGLTTCTADMPEDVAALRDNKEQMKEKKLSSASIAGPDTKKTVTVKHPESNKPKPTTKKGKPIQADLDVSKEFIRCRDECVKRLDLSKSSITHLPSTVRDLTQLVEFYLYGNKLATLPPEIGYLANLETLALSENSLTSLPGSLENLRSLRVLDLRHNKLNEIPDVVYKLTSLTTLYLRFNRVKYVNNNIRNLTNLTMLSLRENKIKELPAGIGKLVNLITFDVSHNHLEHLPEEIGNCIQLSTLDLQHNELLDIPDTIGNLISLTRLGLRYNRLTNIPKSLAKCKLMDEFSVEGNQVCQLPDGLLSSLSDLTSITLSRNAFTAYPSGGPAQFTNVYAINLEHNKIDKIPYGIFSRARNLTKLNMKENQLTALPLDIGTWVKMVELNLGTNQLTKIPDDIQCLQSLEILILSNNLLKRIPASIANLRKLRVLDLEENKIDSLPNEIGFLKDLQKLILQSNQVTTLPRAIGNLTNLTYLSVGENNLNYLPEEIGTLENLDSLYINDNANLHNLPFELALCTNLSIMSIENCPLSQIPPEIVGGGPSLVIQFLKMQGPYRSM is encoded by the coding sequence ATGAAAAAGTCGAACAAGTACTGGACAGGTGTGGGTAACATTTCGACAGTGTGTTTGTCCGAGGTGAAGGGGGACCGTGGGGACCTCGACGACAGACTTTCGACCTTTTACATGAAGGAACAAGATATTCCTGAGTATTTGGAAGGCTGTGGTTTAACCACCTGCACAGCCGATATGCCTGAGGACGTAGCCGCCCTGCGGGATAATAAGGAAcagatgaaagaaaaaaagttatCCTCCGCGTCCATAGCGGGCCCCGACACTAAGAAAACAGTAACTGTCAAACATCCCGAATCTAATAAACCAAAACCGACTACGAAAAAAGGCAAACCGATCCAAGCTGATTTAGATGTGTCGAAGGAGTTTATAAGATGCAGAGACGAATGCGTGAAACGGCTTGATTTGAGTAAATCAAGCATCACACATCTGCCAAGCACCGTGCGTGATTTGACGCAGTTGGTGGAATTTTATCTATACGGTAACAAACTCGCAACGTTACCTCCGGAGATTGGATACCTCGCGAATTTGGAAACACTGGCATTGAGTGAAAATTCTCTTACCAGTTTGCCAGGATCATTAGAAAACCTGAGGTCATTGAGAGTGCTGGACCTCAggcataataaattaaatgaaatacctGATGTTGTTTACAAATTGACCAGTCTCACAACCCTTTATCTGCGATTCAATCGTGTCAAATATGTCAACAACAACATTAGAAACTTGACAAACTTGACCATGCTGAGCCTGAGGGAAAACAAAATCAAAGAACTTCCTGCTGGTATAGGAAAATTGgtcaatttaataacattcgaTGTGTCTCATAATCATCTGGAGCACTTGCCCGAAGAGATTGGAAATTGCATCCAATTGTCAACTCTTGATTTGCAACACAATGAGCTTCTGGATATTCCAGATACaattggaaatttaatttctttgacaAGACTAGGTCTTAGGTACAATAGATTAACTAATATTCCAAAATCATTGGCAAAATGCAAGTTAATGGACGAGTTCAGCGTTGAAGGAAATCAAGTGTGCCAACTGCCTGACGGTCTGCTATCCAGCCTCTCTGATTTGACATCAATTACATTGTCCAGGAATGCCTTCACTGCGTATCCATCAGGAGGACCAGCCCAATTTACTAATGTTTATGCTATTAATCTTGAGCATAACAAGATTGATAAAATACCGTATGGTATTTTTTCTAGAGCTAGAAATTTGACAAAGTTGAATATGAAGGAAAACCAATTAACTGCTCTACCTTTAGATATTGGTACATGGGTCAAAAtggttgaattaaatttaggCACAAATCAGTTGACAAAGATTCCAGATGATATTCAGTGTCTTCAAAGTTTGGAGATCTTGAtactttctaataatttattgaaacgcaTTCCTGCCAGCATAGCAAACTTACGCAAACTCAGAGTTTTAGATCTTGAAGAAAATAAGATTGACTCTTTACCTAATGAGATTGGTTTCCTAAAAGATTTGCAAAAGTTAATATTGCAAAGTAATCAGGTGACTACCTTGCCAAGAGCAATTGGTAACTTGAcaaatttaacatatttaagtGTTGGTGAAAATAATCTTAACTATTTACCTGAAGAAATTGGCACATTGGAAAATTTAGATTCACTGTACATAAATGATAATGCAAACTTACATAATTTACCATTCGAATTAGCTTTGTGCACAAACCTTAGTATTAtgtcaattgaaaattgtccACTTTCACAAATTCCACCAGAAATAGTTGGTGGAGGACCTTCCTTAGTgattcagtttttaaaaatgcaaggACCTTACAGatctatgtaa
- the LOC144470005 gene encoding uncharacterized protein LOC144470005, translating to MSSNGLKVFKKNNPYPQGMRCQKCLEMGHWSYECKGKRKYVHRSSRTSQLKKTLKQQEESNMHDQKKEVKKSRQQKKMKKESSSSSETNSSAESSSSSSSNDSSSSTSSSDSESDSTDSVSSSSSGSSSFSSSSSSNCSKSK from the exons ATGAGTTCAAACGGTTTGAAAGTGTTCAAGAAGAa CAATCCTTATCCTCAAGGGATGCGATGTCAGAAATGTTTGGAAATGGGACATTGGAGTTATGAATGTAAggggaaaagaaaatatgtgCATAGATCTTCGCGTACATCACAATTAaagaaaacattaaaacaGCAAGAAGAATCTAATAT GCACGACCAAAAGAAAGAAGTCAAGAAAAGTCGTCAacagaagaagatgaagaaagaATCTAGCAGTTCCAGTGAAACAAATTCTAGTGCTGAAAGCAGCAGTTCTAGCAGCAGTAATGATAGCAGTAGTAGTACCTCATCATCAGACAGTGAATCTGATTCTACTGATAGTGTTTCAAGTAGTAGCAGTGGTAGCAGTAGCtttagtagtagtagtagtagtaactGTTCTAAAAGTAAGTAG
- the Mcm2 gene encoding DNA replication licensing factor Mcm2 — MDENSSPVRSDIHAEAMTSPAPDIDEPFEDESGLLSNDNDINQEEEEEDGEELFGDNMEDDYRPMPALDNYDPNLLDDEAYSEMSQGERTAAETAMLKRDRAAGIVRDDRYLLYDDSDEEDVQARKRRMAEKAATGEIEDTEMIESIETLEDTKGYSVKEWVSMLGPRTEISNRFKSFLRTHTSAKGHYMYKERIRHMCESNQASFIVEFPILASKEHVLAYFLPEAPFQMLEIFDQVAKDLVLTIFPSYERVTTEIHVRISELPLIEEIRTFRKLHLNQLVRTLGVVTATTGVLPQLSVVKYDCTKCGYVLGPFVQNQNTEVKPGSCPECQSIGPFLINMEQTIYRNYQKVTIQESPGKIPAGRIPRSKDCILLSDLCDRCKPGDEVDVTAIYTNNYDGSLNTEQGFPVFATVLLANHIHVKDSKQIVESLTEDDISSILSLSKDHRIFDRIVASIAPSIYGHEYTKRALALAIFGGESKNPGNKHKVRGDINVLMCGDPGTAKSQFLKFTEKIAPRTVFTTGQGASAVGLTAFVKRSPTTREWTLEAGALVLADNGICLIDEFDKMNDQDRTSIHEAMEQQSISISKVGIVTSLHARCSVIAASNPIGGRYDASMTFSENVDLSEPILSRFDILCVVKDEIDPMQDRHLAKFVVNSHIRHHPTNVEKGMPEEENTNDISLPQDLLKKYIVYAKQNVHPKLTNIDQDKVAKLYSQLRQESLATGSLPITVRHIESIIRMSEACAKIHLRGYVLDSDINIAIRMMLDSFVDTQKYSVMRSMRQTFRKYLSYKKDHSELLYYILRQITLDNIAFQRALHGNRITTIEVLESDLSEKAKQIDIYNLQPFYESDIFKSNNFVYDSKRKVIIQTLPENIDD; from the exons ATG GACGAAAATAGTTCACCAGTTCGTTCTGATATACATGCAGAGGCAATGACGTCTCCTGCACCAGATATAGATGAACCATTTGAAGATGAATCAGGTTTACTTAGCaatgataatgatattaatcaggaagaagaggaagaggacgGAGAAGAATTATTTGGGGATAATATGGAAga TGATTACCGGCCTATGCCAGCTTTAGACAATTACGATCCTAATCTTCTTGATGATGAGGCTTACTCTGAAATGTCTCAAGGAGAACGTACTGCTGCTGAGACTGCTATGCTTAAAAGAGACAGAGCAGCAGGCATTGTCAGAGATGATAGATATTTGCTTTATG atGACAGTGATGAGGAAGATGTTCAAGCACGTAAACGGCGTATGGCTGAGAAGGCTGCAACAGGTGAAATAGAAGATACAGAG ATGATCGAATCCATTGAAACTTTAGAAGATACTAAAGGTTATTCAGTTAAAGAATGGGTATCTATGTTAGGTCCTAGAACAGAAATTTCTAATAGATTCAAAAGTTTCTTACGTACACATACTAGTGCTAAAGGACATTATATGTACAAAGAAAGAATTCGTCATATGTGTGAAAGTAATCAA gCCAGTTTTATTGTGGAATTTCCTATTCTTGCTAGTAAAGAACATGTGTTGGCCTACTTTTTGCCAGAAGCACCATTTCAAATGTTGGAAATATTTGATCAAGTAGCAAAGGATTTAGTACTCACCATCTTCCCCAGTTATGAACGAGTTACTACTGAAATCCATGTCAGAATATCGGAATTACCTTTGATAGAAGAAATCCGAACATTTAG GAAGTTACATTTAAATCAGTTAGTACGAACTCTAGGTGTTGTAACTGCAACAACAGGTGTATTACCACAGTTATCAGTTGTAAAATACGATTGTACAAAGTGTGGATATGTACTTGGTCCATTTGTACAAAATCAGAATACTGAAGTTAAACCTGGATCATGTCCTGAGTGTCAAAGCATTGGACCTTTCTTG attaatatGGAGCAAACAATATATAGAAACTATCAAAAAGTTACAATCCAAGAATCTCCAGGTAAAATTCCTGCAGGTAGAATACCTAGAAGTAAAGATTGTATTCTTCTATCAGACCTTTGTGATCGTTGTAAGCCAGGTGATGAAGTAGACGTTACTGCAATTTACACAAATAACTATGATGGTTCATTAAATACAGAACAG GGTTTTCCAGTGTTTGCAACAGTACTTCTAGCAAATCATATACATGTAAAAGACTCAAAACAAATTGTGGAATCTTTAACCGAAGATGATATTTCTAGTATTCTTTCTTTAAGTAAAGATCATCGAATTTTCGATCGCATTGTCGCAAGCATTGCACCATCAATTTATGGACATGAGTATACAAAAAGAGCTCTAGCTTTAGCAATATTTGGTGGTGAATCAAAGAATCCcg GTAATAAACATAAAGTAAGAGGAGATATTAATGTCTTGATGTGCGGTGATCCAGGAACTGCTAAATCTCAGTTCTTAAAATTTACCGAAAAAATCGCACCAAGAACGGTATTTACTACCGGTCAGGGGGCTTCAGCTGTTGGTTTAACTGCTTTTGTAAAAAGATCGCCGACAACTCGAGAGTGGACTTTGGAAGCGGGTGCCCTAGTACTCGCTGATAATGGAATTTGTCTTATTGATGAGTTTGACAAA ATGAATGACCAAGACAGAACATCTATACACGAAGCTATGGAACAACaaagtatttctatttcgaaaGTAGGAATTGTTACATCCCTTCACGCTAGATGCTCGGTAATAGCTGCATCTAATCCTATTGGAGGAAGATACGATGCTAGTATGACATTTTCGGAAAAT GTAGATTTATCAGAACCAATTCTATCTCGTTTTGATATACTTTGTGTAGTAAAAGATGAAATAGATCCTATGCAAGATAGACACTTGGctaaatttgttgttaacTCTCACATCAGACATCATCCGACAAATGTAGAGAAAGGAATGCCTGAAGAAGAGAATACAAATGATATATCCCTTCCACAAGATCTTTTAAAGAAGTATATAGTTTATGCTAAACAAAATGTTCATCCCAAATTGACAAATATAGATCAAGACAAAGTAGCAAAGTTATACAGTCAGCTGAGACAAGAAAGCTTG GCCACTGGAAGTTTACCAATTACTGTAAGACATATAGAGAGTATTATACGTATGTCAGAAGCGTGTGCCAAGATCCATTTGCGGGGATATGTTCTAGAtagtgatattaatattgccaTAAGAATGATGCTTGATAGCTTCGTTGATACACAAAAATACTCAGTAATGAGAAGCATGCGACAG ACATTCcggaaatatttatcatataaaaaaGATCACAgtgaacttttatattatatactgagACAGATTACATTGGATAACATAGCATTCCAAAGAGCTTTACATGGAAATCGCATTACAACAATCGAAGTTTTAGAAAGCGATTTATCAGAAAAA GCTAAACAAATTGATATATACAATCTTCAACCATTCTATGAaagtgatatttttaaatcaaacaaCTTTGTATATGATTCGAAGAGAAAAGTGATAATACAAACACTTCCTGAGAATATTGACGATTAA